From Actinosynnema mirum DSM 43827, a single genomic window includes:
- a CDS encoding P-loop ATPase, Sll1717 family, with the protein MYHELYFGLADGRREARQAPERFVKSFVDIKNAVHLLKSGEKFLLLGPKGAGKSAFAAYLDKTQDMQTEFVQVRDLSTLPFDQIDKVKTGEPGGPGRVITVWKLLLYAGILDIVMKDQSHAFQRDPQMLKLVDELRRLGFMAASPKAAVLGAAKSTYKLTIPGLGNVYTREKTESFNLYHVVNHLEDRILNSDSSGHVYTLILDGLDSIYLTDPNYSSAIASLLQAAYEIYEILGEGESRARVVLLLRNDIFTRLQLPDAGKMRQDLSIDLDWRVLSRTPQQSNLFELVNRKASAMLEKQSLAVVQDFFPKDVQVGARPPKWLNIYSYLLGLTRHTPRDLLRLLEYIREVESEQGSSKKPGAKLSNEVIREGALRYSSKYFVEAIENELVGLQGESDLASRAVSTLRHLRKATFTAKQFSRDLLGSSEDDFRQAEEMLKWLFFAGAVGNVVANKSERYLQFYHRRDNAEVYLKGELILHNALLHAWNIPR; encoded by the coding sequence ATGTATCATGAACTTTATTTCGGTCTTGCCGATGGTCGTCGGGAAGCTCGTCAAGCGCCAGAACGTTTCGTAAAAAGCTTCGTAGATATAAAGAATGCTGTGCACCTTCTGAAATCCGGGGAAAAATTTCTGCTTTTGGGGCCGAAGGGTGCCGGTAAATCTGCATTTGCTGCATACTTGGACAAAACTCAAGATATGCAAACCGAATTTGTTCAAGTTAGAGATTTGAGTACGCTTCCTTTTGATCAGATCGATAAGGTTAAAACGGGAGAACCGGGCGGCCCAGGTCGGGTTATCACTGTATGGAAATTGCTGCTTTACGCTGGCATTCTTGATATTGTCATGAAGGATCAATCGCACGCTTTTCAGCGCGACCCGCAAATGCTTAAACTTGTTGATGAGCTGCGACGCCTTGGATTTATGGCCGCTTCGCCAAAAGCGGCAGTTCTTGGAGCGGCTAAGTCTACTTACAAGTTGACAATCCCCGGTCTGGGTAACGTCTACACCCGTGAGAAGACTGAAAGCTTTAATCTGTATCACGTCGTTAACCACCTAGAAGACCGGATTCTAAATTCAGATTCTTCCGGCCATGTTTATACGCTTATCCTTGACGGCCTCGATTCGATATATCTCACAGATCCAAACTATTCCTCTGCGATAGCAAGCCTCTTGCAAGCGGCTTATGAGATTTATGAAATACTAGGAGAAGGGGAGTCGCGAGCCAGGGTGGTTTTGCTTCTCCGGAATGACATATTTACTCGTCTTCAACTCCCCGACGCAGGGAAAATGCGTCAAGATCTTTCTATTGATTTGGATTGGAGGGTTCTTTCTAGGACCCCTCAGCAGTCCAATCTTTTTGAACTGGTAAATAGGAAAGCCTCGGCAATGCTGGAAAAGCAAAGCTTGGCGGTTGTGCAAGATTTTTTTCCGAAAGATGTTCAAGTAGGTGCCAGGCCTCCGAAGTGGCTTAATATTTATTCTTACCTTTTGGGTCTAACCAGGCATACTCCGCGAGATTTGCTTCGCCTGCTCGAGTATATACGCGAGGTTGAAAGCGAGCAGGGATCTTCAAAAAAGCCTGGCGCTAAACTTTCTAATGAAGTTATCCGGGAGGGGGCGCTTCGATATTCTTCTAAGTACTTTGTCGAGGCTATCGAAAACGAGCTAGTTGGCCTACAAGGGGAAAGTGATCTAGCATCTCGCGCGGTTTCAACGCTAAGGCACCTACGTAAGGCAACTTTTACTGCGAAGCAGTTTTCTAGAGATCTTCTAGGTTCTTCTGAAGATGACTTCAGACAAGCGGAAGAAATGCTGAAATGGCTGTTTTTCGCAGGAGCCGTGGGAAATGTTGTGGCAAATAAAAGCGAGCGCTATCTTCAGTTTTACCACAGGCGGGACAATGCTGAGGTTTACCTTAAAGGTGAATTGATATTGCATAACGCCCTCCTGCATGCATGGAATATTCCTAGATAG
- the purE gene encoding 5-(carboxyamino)imidazole ribonucleotide mutase: MTQVGVIMGSDSDWPVMGAATEALAEFGVTFEVGVYSAHRTPQRMLDYATSAAGRGLQVIIAGAGGAAHLPGMVASATPLPVIGVPVPLKHLDGMDSLLSIVQMPAGVPVATVSVGGARNAGLLAVRVLGASDPELRERMAAYQASLEEMVLGKDAALKALVESRPDTGVNAR; the protein is encoded by the coding sequence GTGACGCAGGTAGGCGTGATCATGGGCAGCGACTCGGACTGGCCCGTGATGGGGGCCGCCACCGAGGCGCTGGCCGAGTTCGGCGTGACGTTCGAGGTCGGCGTGTACTCCGCGCACCGGACCCCGCAGCGGATGCTGGACTACGCGACGTCGGCCGCCGGGCGCGGCCTGCAGGTGATCATCGCGGGCGCGGGCGGGGCGGCGCACCTGCCCGGCATGGTCGCCTCGGCGACGCCGCTGCCGGTGATCGGCGTTCCGGTGCCGCTCAAGCACCTGGACGGCATGGACTCGCTGCTGTCCATCGTGCAGATGCCCGCCGGGGTGCCGGTGGCCACGGTGTCGGTCGGCGGGGCGCGCAACGCGGGGCTGCTCGCGGTGCGGGTGCTGGGCGCGTCCGACCCGGAGCTGCGGGAGCGGATGGCGGCGTACCAGGCGTCGCTGGAGGAGATGGTGCTGGGCAAGGACGCGGCGCTGAAGGCGCTGGTCGAGAGTCGGCCGGACACCGGGGTGAACGCGCGCTAA
- a CDS encoding GntR family transcriptional regulator, with translation MEFRIDRTSGLPAYLQLVRQVREALRMGWLSPGDRLPPVREVVTTSGVNANTVLKAYRELEMSGLVEARQGSGTYVKAALGSADPEVMGPLRTRLAEWVHDARAAGLDTEDVEALVRSVLVDEGGIG, from the coding sequence GTGGAGTTCCGCATAGACCGGACCAGCGGTCTCCCCGCTTACCTCCAACTCGTCCGCCAGGTCCGCGAGGCCCTGCGGATGGGCTGGCTCTCACCGGGAGACCGCCTTCCACCGGTGCGCGAGGTCGTCACCACCAGCGGCGTCAACGCGAACACCGTGCTCAAGGCCTACCGGGAGCTGGAGATGTCGGGACTGGTCGAGGCGCGCCAGGGCTCGGGGACCTACGTGAAAGCCGCCCTGGGCAGCGCGGACCCCGAGGTCATGGGCCCCCTGCGCACCAGGCTGGCGGAGTGGGTCCACGACGCGCGGGCGGCGGGGTTGGACACCGAGGACGTCGAGGCGCTCGTGCGCTCGGTCCTCGTCGACGAGGGGGGAATCGGATGA
- a CDS encoding ABC transporter permease: MSATTTGVTGARAADRPGVRTRARVGWGDVAWLTWRQHRWTVLGTLAIALVGVAGMLLVRTAFLDEAVNGYPADGWGDYTGMAFTLPGGLMLYGTFIGAVWGAPMLAWEYDQRTHVVAWTQDLPVARWLVGKAALLGAVAALIGAALGGAAQLMATAINDVPRHVSVNMFEEGFEFHPALQAAYALFGFALGLAIAALVRRTVLAVGLTMVVGLLAKAVVELWLRGRYQSPHTTFAPVEDDVRPLGLEANQALYLEGGHATADGVVGAVPPQCYGPASADRAWFQECLAESGLTHFLEQYHPAERLGTFRLIEGVLFLVLAAALFALALRRVKKAAA, translated from the coding sequence ATGAGCGCCACGACCACCGGCGTCACCGGGGCGCGCGCCGCCGACCGACCGGGGGTCCGCACCCGCGCCCGAGTCGGCTGGGGCGACGTCGCCTGGCTGACCTGGCGCCAGCACCGCTGGACCGTCCTGGGCACCCTCGCGATCGCACTGGTGGGCGTCGCCGGGATGCTGCTGGTCCGCACCGCCTTCCTGGACGAGGCGGTCAACGGCTACCCGGCGGACGGCTGGGGCGACTACACCGGGATGGCCTTCACCCTCCCCGGCGGGCTGATGCTCTACGGGACCTTCATCGGCGCCGTGTGGGGTGCGCCGATGCTGGCCTGGGAGTACGACCAGCGCACGCACGTGGTCGCCTGGACCCAGGACCTGCCGGTCGCCCGCTGGCTGGTCGGCAAGGCGGCGCTGCTCGGCGCGGTCGCCGCGCTCATCGGCGCCGCCCTCGGCGGCGCGGCGCAGCTGATGGCGACCGCGATCAACGACGTCCCGCGCCACGTCTCGGTCAACATGTTCGAGGAGGGCTTCGAGTTCCACCCGGCGCTCCAGGCCGCGTACGCGCTGTTCGGCTTCGCGCTCGGCCTGGCGATCGCCGCGCTGGTCCGCCGCACGGTGCTCGCGGTGGGGCTGACCATGGTCGTCGGCCTGCTCGCCAAGGCCGTCGTGGAGCTCTGGCTGCGGGGCCGCTACCAGAGCCCGCACACCACCTTCGCGCCGGTGGAGGACGACGTCCGCCCGCTGGGGTTGGAGGCGAACCAGGCCCTGTACCTCGAAGGCGGCCACGCCACCGCGGACGGGGTGGTGGGAGCCGTGCCGCCGCAGTGCTACGGCCCCGCGTCCGCCGACCGGGCGTGGTTCCAGGAGTGCTTGGCGGAGAGCGGCCTCACGCACTTCCTGGAGCAGTACCACCCCGCCGAGCGCCTCGGCACGTTCCGGCTGATCGAGGGCGTCCTGTTCCTGGTGCTCGCCGCAGCCCTGTTCGCCCTCGCGCTGCGCCGCGTGAAGAAGGCCGCGGCCTGA
- a CDS encoding acyl-CoA dehydrogenase — protein sequence MDPSFGTYQLAEEHDALREAIRSLAEKEIAPHAADVDERERFPVEALSALVKAGFSAVHVPEDYDGQGADSVATCIVIEEVARVCASSSLIPAVNKLGTMPIILAGSEELKRQVLPSIAAGEAMASYALSEREAGSDTASMRARARLEGDRWVLNGTKCWITNAGESTWYTVMAVTDPDAPKKSQGISAFVVHKDDPGFSVGSKERKLGIKGSPTREIHFENCEIPADRIIGDPGTGLKTALRTLDHTRPTIGAQAVGIAQGALDQAIAYVKDRKQFGRSISDFQGVQFMLADMAMKVEAARHMVYVAAAKAERGEPDLGFITAAAKCFASDVAMEVTTDAVQLFGGAGYTRDFPVERMMRDAKITQIYEGTNQVQRVVMSRSLLKG from the coding sequence GTGGACCCGAGCTTCGGCACCTACCAGCTCGCCGAGGAGCACGACGCCCTGCGCGAGGCGATCCGCTCGCTCGCCGAGAAGGAGATCGCCCCGCACGCGGCGGACGTCGACGAGCGGGAGCGGTTTCCCGTCGAGGCGCTGTCGGCGCTGGTCAAGGCCGGTTTCTCGGCGGTCCACGTGCCCGAGGACTACGACGGGCAGGGCGCCGACTCGGTGGCCACGTGCATCGTGATCGAGGAGGTCGCGCGGGTCTGCGCGTCCTCCTCGCTCATCCCGGCGGTCAACAAGCTCGGCACGATGCCGATCATCCTGGCCGGCTCGGAGGAGCTGAAGCGGCAGGTCCTGCCGTCCATCGCGGCGGGCGAGGCCATGGCGTCGTACGCGCTGTCCGAGCGGGAGGCGGGCTCGGACACCGCGTCGATGCGGGCGCGTGCGCGGCTCGAAGGCGACCGGTGGGTGCTCAACGGCACCAAGTGCTGGATCACGAACGCGGGCGAGTCCACCTGGTACACGGTCATGGCGGTCACGGACCCCGACGCGCCGAAGAAGTCCCAGGGCATCTCGGCGTTCGTGGTGCACAAGGACGACCCCGGCTTCTCGGTCGGGTCCAAGGAGCGCAAGCTCGGGATCAAGGGCTCGCCCACCCGCGAGATCCACTTCGAGAACTGCGAGATCCCGGCGGACCGGATCATCGGCGACCCCGGCACCGGCCTGAAGACCGCCCTCCGCACCCTGGACCACACCCGGCCGACGATCGGCGCGCAGGCGGTGGGGATCGCGCAGGGGGCGCTGGACCAGGCGATCGCGTACGTGAAGGACCGCAAGCAGTTCGGCCGGTCGATCTCGGACTTCCAGGGCGTGCAGTTCATGCTGGCCGACATGGCGATGAAGGTCGAGGCGGCCCGGCACATGGTGTACGTCGCGGCGGCGAAGGCCGAGCGGGGGGAGCCGGACCTCGGGTTCATCACGGCGGCGGCGAAGTGCTTCGCGTCCGACGTGGCGATGGAGGTGACGACGGACGCGGTGCAGCTGTTCGGCGGGGCCGGGTACACGCGGGACTTCCCGGTGGAGCGGATGATGCGGGACGCGAAGATCACGCAGATCTACGAGGGCACGAACCAGGTGCAGCGGGTCGTGATGTCGCGGTCGCTGCTCAAGGGCTAG
- a CDS encoding ABC transporter ATP-binding protein encodes MTTAVSSAVRASGLGKSYGGTWALRDCSFELPAGRVAALVGANGAGKTTLLSVLAGLLEADAGSADVDGRVAFVAQDKPLYKGFTAHDALTMGARLNTAWDQAKAVAWLDRFEVPRTRACGKLSGGQQAQVAFALALGSCPDVLLLDEPLANLDPLARREVAAALLDEVAETGMTVVLSTHVITELTGVADHLLLLSNGGLLADDDVDGLLAHHAAYTGPRSDAPPVEGRVVEARHSANQSTFLVRLPDGPRPPVADRWVERAVTLEDYVLARLAESRKGGAE; translated from the coding sequence ATGACGACCGCTGTGAGCAGCGCGGTCCGCGCGTCCGGGCTCGGCAAGAGCTACGGCGGCACGTGGGCCCTGCGCGACTGCTCGTTCGAGCTGCCCGCCGGTCGGGTGGCCGCGCTGGTGGGCGCGAACGGCGCGGGCAAGACGACGCTGCTGAGCGTCCTCGCCGGTTTGCTCGAGGCCGACGCGGGCAGCGCGGACGTCGACGGCCGCGTCGCGTTCGTCGCGCAGGACAAACCGCTCTACAAGGGCTTCACCGCCCACGACGCCCTCACCATGGGCGCCCGGCTGAACACCGCGTGGGACCAGGCCAAGGCCGTCGCCTGGCTGGACCGCTTCGAGGTCCCCCGCACCCGCGCCTGCGGCAAGCTCTCCGGCGGCCAGCAGGCCCAGGTGGCGTTCGCGCTGGCACTCGGCTCCTGCCCGGACGTGCTCCTGCTCGACGAGCCGCTGGCCAACCTGGACCCGCTGGCCCGCCGCGAGGTCGCCGCCGCGCTGCTCGACGAGGTCGCCGAGACCGGCATGACCGTCGTGCTGTCCACGCACGTGATCACGGAGCTGACCGGCGTCGCCGACCACCTGCTCCTGCTCTCGAACGGCGGCCTGCTCGCGGACGACGACGTGGACGGCCTGCTGGCCCACCACGCCGCGTACACCGGCCCGCGCTCGGACGCGCCGCCGGTGGAGGGCCGGGTCGTGGAGGCCAGGCACAGCGCCAACCAGTCCACCTTCCTGGTGCGCCTCCCGGACGGCCCGCGACCGCCCGTCGCGGACCGGTGGGTGGAACGAGCGGTGACCCTGGAGGACTACGTGCTCGCGCGCCTCGCCGAGAGCAGGAAGGGCGGTGCCGAATGA
- a CDS encoding 5-(carboxyamino)imidazole ribonucleotide synthase produces MDSRTRLPVVGMVGGGQLARMTHQAVIPLGQSLRVLAQSESDPAALVARDVDLGSHTDLEALRGFAKSCDVVTFDHEHVPQEHLRALVAEGVRVHPGPDALAHAQDKLVMRVKLAELGLPVPPFAEVAEPAHAVAFGDEHGWPCVLKAVRGGYDGRGVWMLDSAEEAGALVAELLEAGTPLMVEQRVAMRRELAALVARSPFGQGAAWPLVETVQKDGICVEVLAPAPDADRAAQAQDLALRVANELGVVGLLAVELFETEGGLVVNELAMRPHNSGHWTIEGSRTSQFEQHVRAVLDYPLGSTDLVAPAVVMANVLGAADAPAFGPDERLHHLFARFPDARVHLYGKEERPGRKIGHVTLLGERMADVRERARLAAHWLSDGVWLDGYDIHGGQA; encoded by the coding sequence GTGGACTCCCGAACCCGTCTTCCCGTCGTCGGCATGGTCGGCGGCGGCCAGCTCGCCAGGATGACCCACCAGGCCGTCATCCCCCTCGGCCAGTCGCTGCGCGTGCTCGCCCAGAGCGAGTCCGACCCGGCGGCGCTGGTCGCCCGCGACGTCGACCTCGGCTCGCACACCGACCTGGAGGCGCTGCGCGGGTTCGCCAAGTCCTGCGACGTCGTCACCTTCGACCACGAGCACGTCCCGCAGGAGCACCTGCGCGCCCTGGTCGCCGAGGGCGTGCGCGTGCACCCCGGCCCGGACGCGCTCGCGCACGCCCAGGACAAGCTCGTCATGCGCGTGAAGCTCGCCGAGCTCGGCCTGCCCGTGCCGCCGTTCGCCGAGGTCGCCGAGCCCGCGCACGCGGTCGCGTTCGGCGACGAGCACGGCTGGCCGTGCGTGCTCAAGGCGGTGCGCGGCGGCTACGACGGGCGGGGCGTGTGGATGCTCGACTCCGCCGAGGAGGCCGGGGCGCTGGTCGCCGAGCTGCTGGAGGCGGGCACCCCGCTGATGGTCGAGCAGCGCGTGGCGATGCGCCGCGAGCTGGCCGCGCTCGTCGCGCGCTCCCCGTTCGGCCAGGGCGCGGCGTGGCCGCTGGTGGAGACGGTGCAGAAGGACGGCATCTGCGTCGAGGTGCTCGCGCCCGCGCCGGACGCCGACCGCGCCGCGCAGGCCCAGGACCTGGCGCTGCGGGTCGCGAACGAGCTGGGCGTGGTCGGGCTGCTCGCCGTCGAGCTGTTCGAGACCGAGGGCGGCCTGGTCGTCAACGAGCTGGCGATGCGCCCGCACAACTCCGGCCACTGGACCATCGAGGGCTCCCGCACCTCCCAGTTCGAGCAGCACGTGCGCGCCGTCCTGGACTACCCGCTCGGCTCGACCGACCTGGTCGCGCCCGCCGTCGTGATGGCGAACGTGCTCGGCGCGGCGGACGCGCCGGCGTTCGGCCCCGACGAGCGGCTGCACCACCTGTTCGCCCGGTTCCCCGACGCGCGCGTGCACCTGTACGGCAAGGAGGAGCGGCCGGGCCGCAAGATCGGCCACGTCACCCTGCTGGGGGAGCGCATGGCGGACGTGCGGGAGCGGGCGAGGCTCGCCGCGCACTGGTTGTCCGACGGCGTGTGGCTCGACGGGTACGACATCCACGGAGGACAGGCGTGA